A section of the Sulfurihydrogenibium sp. genome encodes:
- the metK gene encoding methionine adenosyltransferase, which yields MKTIQSAESVCLGHPDKIADIIADAILDDLISKDPYTRASIEVLVTMGLVHVAGEISTDAYADIPTIVRNTLIEIGYTKPEYGFDGYTAGVITTINDQSPELSLGLPSDKAGDSCIVVGYATNETENFMPIASNIANEITKRINTLRKENIVPFLRPDGKAIVSVEYENGKPKRVNSIAVMVQHEPYITEREIKEVIMEEVIKKLKYSNYIDDKTNIIINPLGKFIIGGPMADTGLTGRKISADAYGTACPNGGSAFSGKDPTKVDRSASYFARYIAKNIVANGLAEQCKVEMVFAIGMEHPIVVNVSNFKDEKIVKNLYKISVNDIIEMLDLRKPKYRRCSIEGHFGIDSDEYTWEEVGDTFKKIVGDIL from the coding sequence ATGAAAACCATTCAAAGTGCAGAAAGCGTATGTCTTGGACATCCTGATAAGATAGCAGACATAATAGCAGATGCCATATTAGATGACCTTATATCAAAAGACCCATATACAAGAGCATCAATAGAAGTGTTAGTAACCATGGGGCTTGTACATGTTGCAGGAGAAATTTCAACAGATGCATATGCCGATATACCAACCATCGTAAGGAATACATTGATAGAGATAGGCTACACTAAACCAGAGTATGGATTTGACGGATACACGGCAGGAGTAATTACAACCATAAACGATCAAAGTCCAGAGTTATCCCTTGGACTTCCCTCAGATAAAGCCGGGGATAGCTGTATAGTTGTAGGATATGCTACCAACGAAACAGAAAACTTTATGCCAATTGCATCCAACATTGCCAATGAAATAACAAAAAGAATAAATACATTAAGAAAAGAAAATATAGTCCCATTTTTAAGACCGGATGGTAAAGCTATTGTGTCTGTTGAATATGAAAACGGAAAACCTAAAAGAGTAAACAGCATAGCAGTTATGGTCCAGCATGAGCCATATATAACAGAAAGAGAAATAAAAGAAGTGATTATGGAAGAAGTTATAAAAAAGTTAAAGTATAGTAATTATATTGACGATAAGACTAATATTATCATTAACCCACTTGGGAAGTTTATAATAGGTGGACCTATGGCAGATACAGGATTAACTGGAAGAAAAATATCTGCAGATGCCTATGGAACAGCATGCCCTAATGGCGGAAGTGCCTTTTCCGGTAAAGACCCGACAAAAGTAGACAGGTCTGCTTCCTACTTTGCAAGATATATAGCTAAAAACATTGTGGCGAACGGATTAGCTGAACAATGCAAAGTAGAGATGGTTTTTGCAATAGGCATGGAACATCCAATCGTTGTTAACGTTTCAAATTTTAAAGATGAAAAAATTGTAAAAAATCTTTACAAAATTTCTGTTAATGATATAATAGAAATGTTAGATTTAAGAAAGCCTAAATATAGAAGATGCTCTATAGAAGGACATTTTGGAATTGATTCAGATGAGTATACATGGGAAGAAGTAGGAGATACTTTTAAAAAGATAGTGGGGGATATTCTATGA
- a CDS encoding menaquinone biosynthesis decarboxylase: MPYEDLREFISDLEKNGELIRVKSKVSPILEITELADRMSKLPKGGKALLFENVEGYENIPVLINAFGSEKRMKMALGVENFESIGWKLYKILKPEIPNTFLDKIKKLPELKKLNDALPVVVKDGRCKEVIKKGQDVNIFDFPVLKCWPKDGGRFITLPMVISKDPENGIRNVGMYRIQLIDKDKVTVHWQIHKGGSHHFWKAKRLGVKIPVAIVVGADPVLTYCASAPLPEDVDEFLFAGIIRDKGVKLVKCETVDLEVPADAEIVIEGYIDPSEPLVDEGPFGDHTGFYTPVDKYPLMHITCITHRKNPIYQTTVVGKPPMEDGWLGKATERIFLPLVQFNLPEIVDYNLPISGCFHNFAFVSIKKRYPGHAFKVINALWGLGQLMFEKHIIVFDEWVNVQDIDEVLWIWGNNVDPSRDVIIQKGVTDVLDHSTNLPGFGGKMGIDATTKWKEEGYTRNWPEVARMDEEVKKKVLPVWYEILQKMKGEG; this comes from the coding sequence ATGCCTTATGAAGACTTAAGGGAATTTATATCAGACCTTGAAAAAAATGGAGAGTTAATTAGAGTAAAAAGTAAAGTTAGTCCGATTCTTGAAATAACTGAGCTTGCAGATAGAATGTCAAAACTTCCAAAGGGTGGAAAGGCTTTACTTTTTGAAAATGTTGAAGGATATGAAAACATCCCGGTTTTAATCAATGCCTTTGGAAGTGAAAAGCGTATGAAAATGGCACTGGGCGTTGAAAATTTTGAAAGCATCGGCTGGAAATTGTATAAAATCTTAAAACCAGAAATTCCTAACACATTTTTAGACAAGATAAAAAAGCTGCCAGAATTGAAAAAATTAAACGATGCTTTACCTGTTGTTGTTAAAGATGGAAGATGTAAAGAAGTAATCAAAAAAGGTCAAGATGTAAACATCTTTGATTTTCCGGTTTTAAAATGCTGGCCAAAAGATGGTGGAAGATTTATAACACTTCCAATGGTCATTTCAAAAGACCCGGAAAATGGAATAAGAAATGTAGGAATGTACAGAATACAGCTTATAGATAAGGACAAAGTAACAGTTCATTGGCAGATCCATAAAGGTGGTTCTCATCATTTTTGGAAGGCTAAAAGGCTTGGTGTTAAAATTCCTGTTGCCATAGTGGTAGGTGCAGACCCTGTTCTTACTTACTGTGCATCCGCTCCGCTGCCTGAAGATGTAGATGAATTTTTATTTGCCGGTATTATCAGAGATAAAGGTGTTAAGCTTGTAAAATGTGAAACGGTTGATTTAGAAGTTCCGGCAGATGCAGAAATCGTGATAGAAGGATACATAGACCCAAGCGAGCCATTAGTCGATGAAGGACCATTTGGAGACCATACAGGATTTTACACTCCTGTTGATAAATATCCATTAATGCATATAACATGTATAACCCATAGGAAAAATCCTATTTATCAAACAACGGTCGTAGGAAAGCCGCCAATGGAAGATGGCTGGCTTGGAAAAGCAACAGAAAGAATATTTTTGCCTCTCGTTCAGTTTAATTTGCCAGAAATTGTAGATTACAATTTACCAATCTCTGGATGTTTTCATAACTTTGCTTTCGTATCTATAAAAAAACGTTATCCCGGACATGCATTTAAAGTCATTAACGCACTTTGGGGTCTTGGTCAGTTAATGTTTGAAAAGCATATAATAGTTTTTGATGAATGGGTAAATGTTCAGGATATTGATGAAGTTTTATGGATTTGGGGTAATAATGTAGACCCTTCAAGGGATGTAATCATTCAAAAAGGCGTAACAGATGTTCTTGACCATTCTACAAACCTACCGGGCTTTGGTGGAAAAATGGGAATAGATGCAACTACTAAATGGAAAGAGGAAGGCTACACAAGAAATTGGCCAGAAGTTGCAAGAATGGATGAAGAAGTAAAGAAAAAGGTTTTACCGGTTTGGTACGAGATATTGCAAAAGATGAAAGGTGAAGGGTGA
- a CDS encoding DUF502 domain-containing protein, translating into MKVNLKNTFITGLFVLIPIIVTFWVVKTVLSAVNNLILPYIEELGVPVPHIPGLGILVTLSIIFLLGLLAQNYFGKRLLEYWDKFISKIPVVSSIYNATKQTMETLFSKKENFSKVALVRYPHKDTFAIGFVANELKICNEHYYIVFIPAAINPTSGFAIMVKKEDLILTDLTVEEATRTILSGGLVIKKQIKLLENQKTEEVKVIENGEKNAL; encoded by the coding sequence ATGAAAGTAAATTTAAAAAACACGTTTATTACAGGACTTTTTGTTTTAATACCTATAATAGTTACATTTTGGGTTGTAAAGACCGTTTTATCAGCGGTAAACAATCTAATACTTCCTTACATTGAAGAGCTTGGTGTTCCGGTTCCTCATATTCCCGGTCTTGGGATATTAGTAACTTTAAGCATCATCTTTCTTCTTGGACTTTTAGCTCAAAATTATTTTGGCAAGAGATTATTGGAGTACTGGGATAAATTCATTTCAAAAATTCCTGTAGTGAGCTCTATTTACAATGCAACAAAACAAACGATGGAAACATTATTCTCAAAGAAAGAAAATTTCTCAAAGGTTGCTCTTGTTAGGTATCCACATAAAGACACCTTTGCGATAGGCTTTGTGGCCAATGAGTTAAAAATATGTAATGAACATTATTACATTGTTTTTATACCGGCAGCAATAAACCCAACTTCTGGGTTTGCCATAATGGTAAAAAAAGAAGACCTTATTCTTACAGATTTAACCGTTGAAGAGGCAACAAGAACTATACTTTCTGGTGGATTAGTTATTAAAAAGCAGATAAAATTATTGGAAAATCAAAAAACAGAAGAAGTGAAAGTTATAGAAAACGGAGAAAAAAATGCCTTATGA